GATTGGGGATCGGGTGTCGCCGCGAGCGGAATATGACCTTCTCCGGCCAGCAATCCCGACGTCGGGTCGAGCCCTACCCAGCCAGCACCGGGCAGAAAGACCTCGGCCCAGGCGTGCAGGTCCGTGAAATCAACGGCGGTCCCCGAAGGTCCGTCGAGCGACGCAACGTCCGCTTTGAGCTGAATCAAGTACCCCGAAACGAATCGTGCGGCCAGGCCATAGTGACGCAAAAGCTGCACCAGCAGCCAAGCCGAATCGCGACACGAACCACTCTGCTTGGTCAGCGTCTCTTCGCAGCTTTGAACGCCAGGTTCCATGCGAATGACGTAGCGAACCGCCTGGTTCACATACTGGTTGAAATGGACGATACTGTCGTTCGTCGATTCTTTACTGTGCGGCGCACGACCGACGAACGAACGCATGATCGTCGACAGAGGTTCCGTCGCGAGATACGGCTGAAGCTGAGTCTTCAGCGCGGGGGAATACTCGAAAGGGAACTCGGTCGCTTCCGGTTCGAGGAAGAAGTCGAACGGATTGATGACCGTCATGTCGGCAATCAGATCGACTTCGACGGAAAGCTTCTTCGTCGCATCAGGAAAGACGAGCCGCGCCAGAAAGTTCCCATACGGATCTTGCTGCCAGTTGAAGAACTGCTTTTCCGGCTCGACTTTGATCGAGTAGCTGACGATCGGCGTCCGACAGTGAGGGGCCGGACGCAAGCGGATCACCTGGGGCGACAGAGTCACCAACCGGTCATACGTGTAGGTCGTCTTGTGATGCAGTGCGACGCGAATCGTCATGATCGAGTCTTTCGCCTCTTGGCTTCAGGGGGGGGGCGTTGGGTGCTGCGTCTGGATGCTGAAGGTAGCAGCATCACGGCACTGTCGTGTTGTTTCGGACGTTTTGGTCAGGACCGTCGTGGGTTGCGGGCGAGTCGTTGATCTCGCGGTCTGCGATGCGATGTCGGCGTTTCAATTCGACGCAGAGCGAGCGTTTGTGGTTTCATCCCTGAGATTGGGATTGGTGACCGCTTCCTTGCGACTGTTCACTGCGATTTGAAGTCTGGCGATTCGATTTCAGCGGTTTGACGTCCGGCTCGACGGAAAAAAATGTGTCAGAGATCGCGATTCCAACTTTATTCAGCTTCTGCTGGAACTGATCGATGAACTCGTGCAACCCCGTCGTAAAAATCTCTTCGATATTTGTGTAATCCAGTTCCGCTCGCAGTCGGCCCATCTGCTGTTCCGCGGGATTGAAGAAGTTGCCGCGGGTCCCACCGGTAATTGCCAGCAAGGACTGTTCGGCATTGCCGATACAGAACCGAACCGCGCGAGGAAACTCGCGATCCATCAGCAGAAACTCGGCCACTTGCCGTGGAGTAATGCGTCCATGGGCCTTGCGGTACATTTCGAGCGCACTCGCCGACTTGAGCAGCGCGGCCCACTGATTGGTATCAAGTTGTGTTCCGACGTCGGAAACCTGTGGCAGTAGCAGGAAGTATTTGACGTCCAGGATGCGCGAAGTCTTGTCTGCACGCTCGATCAATTGCCCCATCCGATGGAAGTGCCAGGCTTCACCGTGCGAGAGCGTCGATTGCACGACCCCGTCCAAGGTATATGCCGACAACTTGATCTGCGTGAAGAAATCGAACGGTGACCCGAGCACCTGCTGCTGCGATGCGGTCTTCACCGAGAGATAAAACTTGTTCATCTCTTCCCACATCGGCGAGCTGATCATGTCGCGAACGGTACGAGCATTTTCGCGAGCCGAACGCAAACAGCACAGAATCGAATTCGGGTTGGCGGTGTCGAACGTCAAAAACTGGATGACATTCTGCTGCGTCCCCTCGGGGTATCGCTCTTGAAATTCGGTGTGATCGCCCGTGGTATAGATGAGCGGATCCCAGTGGCGGTCCATCTCGGGACCGACATCCAGGGCCAGATTCAAATTGACATCGATGAATCGAGCGACATTTTCCGCTCGCTCCACGTATCGGCTCATCCAGTAGATCGAGTCGGCAACGCGGCTCAGCATGACAAAGCTTTCAATTCAACTCTTGGTGATCGTCTTGGGGTCGTCGTCGGTTCGCAGCGTCTATCGTCGTGCTTGGACTGACTCAGCAGCGACTCATTGCCGAAATCGGCGTTCATCCGTGTGCCACTGGCTCTGCCCAGTGCTCTTTCGAAATCGTCGACATCAGACCTCTATGCCCGCGGCGTCCCGTTCTTGAGAACCCATGTATCCTTGCTGCCGCCGCCCTGCGACGAATTGACGACCAGCGATCCTTTAACAAGTGCCACACGGGTCAATCCTCCAGGCAGAATGTAAATGTCTTCGCCGTAAAGAATGTAGGGCCGTAAGTCGACATGCCGGCCCTCGAGCCGATCGCCGACGATCGTAGGAACACGGGACAGTGAAAGTGTCGGCTGGGCAACGTAGTTCCGCGGGTTAGACAGGATCAGTTCACGATATTTGTCGAGCTGTTCCTTCGTGGCGCGCGGGCCGACCAGGATTCCGTATCCACCGGATTCATTCGCTGGCTTAATAACCAGTTCGGGCAGGTGATCCAGTACGTATCCTCGTTGTTCGTCGTTCGCGCACAGATACGTAGGAACGTTGGGCAGCATCATTTCTTCGTTCAGGTAATACTTAATCATCTGCGGAACGTACGCGTAGACCGCCTTGTCGTCGGCGATTCCGGTGCCCGGAGCATTTGCCAGGGCAACGCGACCGGCGCGGTACACGTCCATCAGACCGGGAACGCCCAGGCACGAATCGGGGCGGAAGGCGAGTGGATCGAGAAACTCGTCGTCGATCCGGCGGTAAATGACGTCGACCCGCTCCAGGCCACGCGTCGTTCGCATATGCACGTAGCCGTTCATCACGACCAAGTCCGGTCCCTGTACCAGTTCCACCCCCATCTGCTGAGCGAGGAAGCAGTGTTCGAAGTACGCGGAGTTATAAATGCCCGGAGTCAGCACCACGACGTTCGGTTCGTCAGCCGTGGGCGGCGCGATGTGCTGAAGCATCTTCAACAGTTGCTCGGGATAATCTTCGACCGGCATGACCGACAGCCCGTTGAAGAGTTGCGGGAATGTCCGCTTCATAACTTCGCGGTTTTCCAGCACGTACGACACCCCCGATGGACATCGCAGGTTGTCTTCCAGCACGTAGACCGTGCCGTCCGAGTTCCGAACCAGGTCGGTTCCGGTGATGTGGCACCAGATGCCGCCAGGTGGGTTCAGGCCAATACATTGCTTCAGAAAATTACGACTCGATGTGACCATGTACTCGGGGAAGATGCCTTCCTTCACAATGGTCTGGTCGTGGTAAATGTCGTTGATAAAAAGGTTTAAGGCCTTGATTCGCTGCTTCAGACCTGCGTCAATGAACCGCCATTCTTGGCTTTCAATGATGCGAGGAATCAAATCAAACGGCCAGATCTTCTCTGTGCCGGCTTCGTGGCCGTAAACATTGAACGTGATTCCCATATTCAGAAGAGCTTGGTCGGCGACGCGCTGACGTCGCGTTAACTCCCCTTCCGTCAATCCCTTAAGTCGAGACGCGAGCAGCTCGCCGCGTTCGCGCGGATGCCCGTTGTCGAGAAACATCTCGTCATAGAAACCAGTTGTCTCATACCCGTGAAAAATCAGGTCGGGTGAGCCGGGTCGGAGGTCAGAATCGGAGACCGCGAGCATCGTTCAAGTCTTTCTATTTGAGACTCTGATTTGTCGACGTTTGCCCCGACATTCGTTGAACTCCAATTGCATGGCCTCAAGAACAGGCAGCAATCGCTTATAGATCCAGCAGGAAATGCATTTCAGGGCTTACGAAGACGCCATTTCCATGAAAAGGCAACTCGCATGCCGTGACAATTCGCCAAAATTGCCCCTCTTCATCGCACATGGCGAATTCAGGTCGAAGAATATCTTCCAGAATCCGCAGTTCGGAGCAACTGCGAAATACCTCCTGCCCACAATTGGCTCGTCGGGCCCGGCGGGCGTCAATCGCGAATCGTCGCTTGCCGACGTTAGTGATGGCCTCCCCCCGCCCGGTCGCAATGAGCACGCGGCGTAGCGTCGCGATGACTGTGGTGGTGGTGGTTTGATCGTCATTTTGCCCGCGAGATCGATTCCCGATGCTTGGCTTAATTCGGATTATTTCTGATCGCGGCGACCGGGACGCGGTGACGAAGTGCGGCGTCTAGAAAAATGCAGACCTGCGTAGACTTTGCCGTCGATCAGCTTTCCTTCCGCGACCCGGTTGGCGAGCCACTTTTCGATTCCGCGAATCGTCGGACAATGGACGACGATGTTTTCCCCCTCGACACCACCGCCCGTGCTGACCTGACGAAGGTCGCGCGCGATGAAGAACGACGCGATTTCTGATGTCAGGCCGGGCGACGTGGGGCAATCGGCCAAGTGGTCCACTCGCTTGGCGGTATAGCCTGTCTCTTCAATTAGCTCACGCAGTGCGGAGGTTGCAAACGCTTCGTCTTCTTGGCCAGCGACATCGCCTGCAAGACCCGCCGGCAAGTCGATCACGGATCGTCCCACCGCAGCGCGAAATTGTTCGGTCAAGAGAATTCGCCGGTCCGGTGTGAGTGCAACGATCGCAACGACGCCTCGTGCATTCACACGTTCGACGAATTCCCACGTTCCTTCACGCACCAACTTCAAGAACTTTCCTTTTCCGATGACCTTCGCCATGGCCATTGCGAATCCTCAATATTTATCCGGAATAAATTTCGAGATGCGACAATAATGAGTTTAATCAGAATGAAACAAGTGCCCGATGTGCATGTTCTCTCTTCAACACGAGACCCCGTCATGAATCAGGAATCGAGCACCAGCGACCCGCGAGTCCCGCTCGCAGAACATCGGACAGACCTGGCCGAGTTCCGCACGCAACTGGCGATGGACCGCACGACGCTCGCGTGGATCAGGACGACATTGGCCATCGCGGGGTTTGGCTTCGGGATGGTCGGCTTTTTCCGGACGCTGGAAGAGAAACATCTTTCGCCCGAAACCATCAGGCTGCATCAGGGGGCAATCCGAATGGGGGCCGCATTGATCATCCTGGGAATTGCATCCACCATGGTCGCAGGGGTCTCTCACTTCCTGACACTTCGAAGGCTTCGGCGCGGTGAGCCCCTCATCCTGACGCCATGGCCGTTGAGCATCACGGTCGCCATGCTGCTCTCCGTGATCGGGCTCGCGGGAATTTGGATGCTCTTTGCCTGATTCGTTGCCCTGGTTTCGCTGCGTTGCCAGGAGGGATTCGACCTCATGAAGAACCTGTTCCTCGTGCGTCACGCCGAGTCTCAGCATCACGTTGGCGAACTGACGGGCGGCTGGACCGACGTACCTCTTACCGTCGTGGGGCACCGCCAGGCTCGGCTGTTGGCTCAATTCTTCGCCGTACAGCTTCACGGCCGAAATGCTCAGGTGTACTCGTCAGACCTGAAGCGATGCCGCGAAACGGCCGAGCCGATAGCCAGCGCGCTACAGTGCAATGCCGTTTTCACACCCGAGTTACGGGAGCTGAACAATGGCACCGCCGCCGGTCGAACCAAGACCGAAGCGAGTAAACTCCGTCGTCCGCCCGTCGAGCCCATTCTCGATTGGGTGCCGTATCAAGGGGCAGAGAGTTGGCGCAACCTGTATCGACGGATCGTCACGTTTGCCGATGGCCTCAATCGGAATGACGATGCGGTAGTGATCCTCGTCACGCACGCGTACGCCCTGATTTGCCTGGTCAACTGGTTTATGAGGATTGCCGATGACAACCTTGTTGCCAATATCATGTACGACGCCGCGCCGGGTTCAATCACGCATCTCAGAGTCGGCGACCAGGACTGCCGGACAATTGGCTTCCTCAACAGTTCTAGCCATCTCGAGAATCTCTCTGAATGTCGCTGGAATCTCTAACCGTTTCAGCGAATCTCTTGTGCACCTCGCATCTCAAGCCGAGTTCTTCGCGATCGCACGGTCACTGGATGCGACTATTCGCGGGTGAAGTTGCTTCGAACGCGCGGCTCGGCTTGACTCTGCTTACACAAGTAGGTAAACAACGACATGCGTCGGGATTAGCAATGCAAGGAGTTCATCATGGCGACGTCACCCAAGCTTCCCGCGTTAACGGAACCGCAGCTCGAGATCATGCAGGTGGTCTGGCAGCATGAGGAAATTACCGTCTCAGACGTCTGGCAGGCGATCTCGGCCAAGAGGCCGGTTGCGCGGAATACGATCCTGACGGTACTTGATCGTCTGGAGAAACGCGGCTGGCTGCAGAAGCGATCCGTCGGCAACGTCCAACTCTACCGGGCTTGCGTGAGCGAGAAAGTTACGCTCACGCAAGCGGTGCAGCGATTGGTCAACACGTTCTTTGGCGGATCGTCGGAATCTTTGATGATGACGCTGCTCGAAGGGCGAGGAATCTCGCCGCAGGAAGCACAGCGAATTCGGCAGCAGATCGAAACCGCCCGCGGCAAAAAATCGTAGGTTCTTCGAAAGCCTGGTGTTCGGGGCTCAATTAAAAGCTCAACATGGAGGTGAGAGATGGGGCGGGTTGAAGGCACTCTCGTTGCGGTGACGGTCATTCTGCTGGCGGCCTGGGGCATCAGTCGACTGGTTTTCTCGCGACCTTCCCTGTGCGATTTTGTGTGGCGCACCGCGCTCATTCTGGTCGCTCTGTCGCCGGGAGTGGTGACGGGCCGTGCGGTGCTTGTGAATTGGCAATGGCAACTTCCGGTATGGCCAGCGATTGTACTTCCATCGTCCGATACGCAGACGATCTCTCGTTTGACACCCGAGCAACCGACGCCCGTTCCTGTGGCGAATCGAACTGATGGTGCCGGTCGTTTGCCGCCCCGCACATCCATCGAGACTCCTCCCGCCGGATCACGCGAAGAAATTGTGGACGCATTCACAATCACTGTGGCTCCAGCGGTGACTGCCTCCCGTGAATTTGTCTCCCATGAAACCCCTCAGCCGATCACAGTAAGTCCGACACCCAGGTGGTCGTGGATGAGTATGGTCGCGGCAATCTGGCTTGCCGGAACGGTTCTCCATTTGATGATGATCGGTGTCTCGGTGGGGAACGGATTCCGCCTGCGACGGACCGCGAAACTTGTGACTGATGCGGACTGTTTGGCTCTCAATCACGAGTGCGCTGATCGTGTGGGATTGCGATCGAGGCCCCGACTTTCTGCGAATCCGGCACTAGCCGGTCCTGTAGTGATCGGGATTTTTCGCCCGCAGATTGCTATTCCACCGAGTTTGCTGAGTGCAGACGTGCGACACGATCTCAGGGCCGTTCTGCTACACGAGTGCGGGCATTTGAAGAGATTCGATCTGGTTTTTGACGTCTTATTGCGCCTGGTGCTCGCGGTGTTCTGGCCGCATCCGTTGGTGTATGTCCTGGCGAGCGAAATGCGTCGGTTGCGGGAAGAAATGTGTGATAACTTCGTGCTCACCCAGGAATCCGCTCTTCAATATGCAGAGACATTGTTACGGGTCGCCGTCGGCAAACGCTTGAATGAAGCGTTCTTACTGGGCATTGGTGTCATCCCGAAAGCGCATCGTTTGGAGCAGCGTGTGGCGTCCCTTTTGTCGTCCGAGCGACGTGTGGAGACATCGGTGCCCCAGAGAAATCGACTGTTCGTGGTTAGCGGTGTGAGTGGATTGCTTGTGTTGAGTTTGATGATTCGCTTGACGTCACTTGCCGCAGCACCACCTTCGTCCACGGAAGTCCCCGCGGATGTGCTGACAATCGTGGATGACGAGAACGCGAAACCAAAACCAGCTTCGGCTCCTGCGGCGACCGAAGATTCCGTCAATCAGGCCTTGGAGAAAGCGTTGGCAGTTGCCAACGCGAACCCGGTTGAGATTGTGTTTCGTGTGCTCGACACGCAGGACAAGCCGGTCGCCGGGGCGCGTGTTCTGCCGAGTTTCGTCTCCGATTTTCGAGGAGCTTCCTGGGGGAACGATAACGTTGTCTGGCAAACTGTTGAGAGTGACGCCGAGGGCTTTGTTCGCTTTCGATTGCCGTCGGAAGTCGTGAAGCAAGCCATCCTCTTGCGGGGACTCAACGGTCGCGCCAACGCCGGGAGTTCACCCTGGGGATACGAATCCAATCGCATTCCTGAAGGGTTCCCCAAGAGTCTGCTGCAACTTGGGATCAGGCAGTTGTATTTGAAGGTGGATCACCCCGATCACCCACTTTGGTCGAATTTTCTCGAACTCCGGCAAGACGCCCAACTGCACTTGGCGGATTCCTACACCCTCGTGGTTCGTGGATGGCGTGTCGGCGAAACGGAATTGGCAACACGCGTCGTTCCGTGGCTTGCGGGCTCTTATTCGACAGACTGGACGGAAGAAGCGGGCGTCGTGACATATCGGCGCGTTAATCTCACAGACGAAGGAAGTCGTCCGTTTCTCCAACTGATTCAGTTCCCAGAACAAGGGACCACCTGGTTCAGTGACGTCATTGATCTGAAGCATCTCGCGGGCAACCCGATCTCATTGGACTTGACGTTGAAACGGGGAGTCCGCTTGGAAGGGCGCCTGGCAGACGATGTGCCTCGGCCAGTGAAAAACGGAAAAATTCAAGGAAAGATAGTTCCTCTCGTCGGCATTGATTCACAGAGAACCGCCTGGAGCGTCGCCGCAAAAATTGCGGAAGATGGAACGTTCGTGTTGGATTCATTGCCACCCCATCAAACATTGCAACTCATCGCGCTCTGCGACGGTTGGAATTCTCGCACACCGTCCCAGGCGGAATTCGAAGAGTTCCAGGCAAGCAACCATTTTCCCCGTGGAGAGATCGGATTCGCCGGTGCATCCAACTTGTTTCCACAGTTGGTTCGTGTGGATGAGACCGACATTCACGAGCGGGCCGTGCCCATGGTGCGGACAGCGTCGTGCGAAATCACGGCCGTCGACGCACAGAATCGCCCAGTCTCTGGGGTAAAGGTGCAGTTTCACCCCAATCAAATGTTCTTTCATTGGGGGGCAACCGCGCTGAGATCAGGCCAAGACGATGCCACGCGACTTCGCGAGCAGCAAATCAACGGGGATCGTGACGATTCAGATTTCAATCATCGAAAATACTCTGCAGATACGGACGCAGATGGAAAAGTCACCATCGTCGATTTACCTTGCGTCGCGCCCGATGCTCCATCCAGCTATAATTTGGCGACGTTCTTCGCGACGCATGAAAAGTACGCCGCTCAATCGTCCTCCGTCCTCGAAAATATGCCAAAGATCATGGGGTCACCGTTCCTGGGGGTCATGCTCACTCCAGGAAAAAGAACACAGGTGACGTTGCACATGGAGCCCCAACCGGCCCTTCAGTTTGATGTGAAATCTGAGCTGGCCGATGACGAGTTGTCGGCCTCACCTCCTGAGCACTCGACCGAGCTGTCTGGTCGAGTCGAGGATTACGAGGGCCATCCACTCGAAGGCGTCAAGGTGCTTCTGGTCGATGAAGATTGCTTCGAAATTCGAACCGACGCTCAAGGGGAGTTTCATCATCGCTTTGATCCGGAAATGATCGAACCGGGTGAAGAGGCGGTGATTCCGTTGCGTTTCGTGAAAGAGGGCTTTGCCCCCACTTTGAGAGACGTTCGGATTGGTTCGGGCCAAATGACGATTCAATTGCATCGCAACACATGGTTTGAAGGCACTGTCCACAAACCGGATGGAACGCCCGCAGCACACGTGCCCGTTCGTGCCTTTCACGAGAGTTATAGTTCCAGTATTCAGTCCGAACTGTATCTGAAAACGGAAACCATGACGAACGCGGACGGGCGCTATCGGTTGCTGGTCGAGCCCGCGGAGTATCGCATTGTCGCTGGACATGCTGCCGCTGGAGTGGCATGGGTTCCACTGAACCATTCCGGAAGTAAAGCTGAACGGACTAAAATGTCGATCTTCGACAACGAACATCGGCCGCTCGACATTCAATTGGAACCCGGTGTACGATTTGTCGCCGAGCTGATCGATCGGCAATCGGGTCAACCGATATCTGATGCCACGCTCATTCTGTATGACAACGCAGACCTAACCGGAAGCAGCGGCAAGAGTGATGAGACAGGGATTGTCACCTATCCGGCACTCCCGTCCGGCAAGCTCACTTTCCAGATCTATTCCCCCAATCACCTGCGATGGGCGTCTGAACAAGCGATACCCGTGTCAAATGGTGAACAAGCTCGTTTCGTTCCCTCGAACAACAAACTGACATTTGAGCTTCGCCCCGGGATGTCACCCGTTCAGATCCAACTGGAATCCGGCGTCGAAGTTAGCGGTATTGTGCTTGATCCACAGGGCCAGCCGGTTTCCAATGCGGAAGTCCATTTGGCGGTCGATTCGTCAGACACAAACTCCAAAGGAATCACGGACTATCCTCATCAGGTTAATGATCAAGGCCGATTCCGATTCCTTTTGCCTCGCAGCGAAACGCCGACCTATCACCTGATTGCGCAGCAGCGACAACGCAACAATGTCGGAATCAAATGGGCAAGCGGTATCAGTCGGGCATTCGCCCTTGAGGTCGGATCACCGGTTCACGATCTGGAAATTCGTCTCACCAACCCGGGAACCGTTCGTGGACGAGTCGTCAATCGCCAGGGGAAACCAGTAGCCTCGATGTTCGTGCAAGCGTCTACAGTTGGCTTGCGAGAGCCATCCAATTCTTGTCCATCGACGATCAGCCGGCGCGACGGAACATTTGAACTCCCGAACCTTCGCCCAGGTCGCTATTGGTTCCATGGAAAGTCTGTTCCCATCGAATCCGATGCGGCCCAAGTGCAGCCTCAGGCGGAAGTGCGATCGAATGAAGTGAGCCAAGCCGGCGACGTCTTGATTCCTGTGGATGAAGCCGCCCGCATCGAATGAGTTTGGCGAATGCGGAGTCAACTTCAAGTTCAATTCCGTTCGCTCCGCCCCGTCCCCAAAACGGAAATCGGACCGTGTCGTCGATGCGTCGCGGAGAGCTTCGTCCGCGTTGGGTGGCAACTGAGGTACCGTACCCTGACTTCAAAACGCCTCAAAAATCACCTATGGATTCGTCAGACACGGAGATGGAAATGGCAGGCGATGTGGCAAGCGGCTTGCGTGGGCCTCGAGTTCGGATCGGGGGATTGGTGTTTCGTGGCCGTGAGATCCTAATCGTCGAGCATTGCACCGGTCCTGAGCGGTGGCGCTGTTTTCCCGGTGGCGGGCTCGAACCCGGCGAGACGTTTGAAGACTGCTTACGTCGCGAACTGGACGAAGAGCTTGGCCTGACTTGTGAAGTGGGTGAACTGATTGCGGTGGGCGATGTTTTCAATTCCGGCGGTCACTCGGTGGAGCTGTACTTCAAATGCACCGCAGGCAAAGAAACTCCGCAACCACGATGTGCAACGATCTCAGGAGCTTGGTTTGTTGATCCACTCGATCTCGCGCCATGGAATGTGTTTCCCCTTGAACTCGCGGCCGATGTCGCAAAGTGCGGGGCTGAAGGATTGATGCGCGTTCGCAGCTATGGTCGATTCCAGTAGGGACGAGTCCAAACTTCGACGACGATGAGAATTGGTTCGCGCATTGAATGCGTGCCATCACCCATTCGATCATTCTGGTCGCCGACCGCCCACGATGCGAATGACGCGTGTCCAGGCTGGTTTCAAACCGGTCGGATGGATCACTT
This genomic interval from Schlesneria paludicola DSM 18645 contains the following:
- a CDS encoding M56 family metallopeptidase; this encodes MGRVEGTLVAVTVILLAAWGISRLVFSRPSLCDFVWRTALILVALSPGVVTGRAVLVNWQWQLPVWPAIVLPSSDTQTISRLTPEQPTPVPVANRTDGAGRLPPRTSIETPPAGSREEIVDAFTITVAPAVTASREFVSHETPQPITVSPTPRWSWMSMVAAIWLAGTVLHLMMIGVSVGNGFRLRRTAKLVTDADCLALNHECADRVGLRSRPRLSANPALAGPVVIGIFRPQIAIPPSLLSADVRHDLRAVLLHECGHLKRFDLVFDVLLRLVLAVFWPHPLVYVLASEMRRLREEMCDNFVLTQESALQYAETLLRVAVGKRLNEAFLLGIGVIPKAHRLEQRVASLLSSERRVETSVPQRNRLFVVSGVSGLLVLSLMIRLTSLAAAPPSSTEVPADVLTIVDDENAKPKPASAPAATEDSVNQALEKALAVANANPVEIVFRVLDTQDKPVAGARVLPSFVSDFRGASWGNDNVVWQTVESDAEGFVRFRLPSEVVKQAILLRGLNGRANAGSSPWGYESNRIPEGFPKSLLQLGIRQLYLKVDHPDHPLWSNFLELRQDAQLHLADSYTLVVRGWRVGETELATRVVPWLAGSYSTDWTEEAGVVTYRRVNLTDEGSRPFLQLIQFPEQGTTWFSDVIDLKHLAGNPISLDLTLKRGVRLEGRLADDVPRPVKNGKIQGKIVPLVGIDSQRTAWSVAAKIAEDGTFVLDSLPPHQTLQLIALCDGWNSRTPSQAEFEEFQASNHFPRGEIGFAGASNLFPQLVRVDETDIHERAVPMVRTASCEITAVDAQNRPVSGVKVQFHPNQMFFHWGATALRSGQDDATRLREQQINGDRDDSDFNHRKYSADTDADGKVTIVDLPCVAPDAPSSYNLATFFATHEKYAAQSSSVLENMPKIMGSPFLGVMLTPGKRTQVTLHMEPQPALQFDVKSELADDELSASPPEHSTELSGRVEDYEGHPLEGVKVLLVDEDCFEIRTDAQGEFHHRFDPEMIEPGEEAVIPLRFVKEGFAPTLRDVRIGSGQMTIQLHRNTWFEGTVHKPDGTPAAHVPVRAFHESYSSSIQSELYLKTETMTNADGRYRLLVEPAEYRIVAGHAAAGVAWVPLNHSGSKAERTKMSIFDNEHRPLDIQLEPGVRFVAELIDRQSGQPISDATLILYDNADLTGSSGKSDETGIVTYPALPSGKLTFQIYSPNHLRWASEQAIPVSNGEQARFVPSNNKLTFELRPGMSPVQIQLESGVEVSGIVLDPQGQPVSNAEVHLAVDSSDTNSKGITDYPHQVNDQGRFRFLLPRSETPTYHLIAQQRQRNNVGIKWASGISRAFALEVGSPVHDLEIRLTNPGTVRGRVVNRQGKPVASMFVQASTVGLREPSNSCPSTISRRDGTFELPNLRPGRYWFHGKSVPIESDAAQVQPQAEVRSNEVSQAGDVLIPVDEAARIE
- a CDS encoding BlaI/MecI/CopY family transcriptional regulator, which encodes MATSPKLPALTEPQLEIMQVVWQHEEITVSDVWQAISAKRPVARNTILTVLDRLEKRGWLQKRSVGNVQLYRACVSEKVTLTQAVQRLVNTFFGGSSESLMMTLLEGRGISPQEAQRIRQQIETARGKKS
- a CDS encoding alpha-E domain-containing protein, coding for MLSRVADSIYWMSRYVERAENVARFIDVNLNLALDVGPEMDRHWDPLIYTTGDHTEFQERYPEGTQQNVIQFLTFDTANPNSILCCLRSARENARTVRDMISSPMWEEMNKFYLSVKTASQQQVLGSPFDFFTQIKLSAYTLDGVVQSTLSHGEAWHFHRMGQLIERADKTSRILDVKYFLLLPQVSDVGTQLDTNQWAALLKSASALEMYRKAHGRITPRQVAEFLLMDREFPRAVRFCIGNAEQSLLAITGGTRGNFFNPAEQQMGRLRAELDYTNIEEIFTTGLHEFIDQFQQKLNKVGIAISDTFFSVEPDVKPLKSNRQTSNRSEQSQGSGHQSQSQG
- a CDS encoding NUDIX hydrolase, which encodes MAMAKVIGKGKFLKLVREGTWEFVERVNARGVVAIVALTPDRRILLTEQFRAAVGRSVIDLPAGLAGDVAGQEDEAFATSALRELIEETGYTAKRVDHLADCPTSPGLTSEIASFFIARDLRQVSTGGGVEGENIVVHCPTIRGIEKWLANRVAEGKLIDGKVYAGLHFSRRRTSSPRPGRRDQK
- a CDS encoding NUDIX hydrolase, whose amino-acid sequence is MAGDVASGLRGPRVRIGGLVFRGREILIVEHCTGPERWRCFPGGGLEPGETFEDCLRRELDEELGLTCEVGELIAVGDVFNSGGHSVELYFKCTAGKETPQPRCATISGAWFVDPLDLAPWNVFPLELAADVAKCGAEGLMRVRSYGRFQ
- a CDS encoding circularly permuted type 2 ATP-grasp protein encodes the protein MLAVSDSDLRPGSPDLIFHGYETTGFYDEMFLDNGHPRERGELLASRLKGLTEGELTRRQRVADQALLNMGITFNVYGHEAGTEKIWPFDLIPRIIESQEWRFIDAGLKQRIKALNLFINDIYHDQTIVKEGIFPEYMVTSSRNFLKQCIGLNPPGGIWCHITGTDLVRNSDGTVYVLEDNLRCPSGVSYVLENREVMKRTFPQLFNGLSVMPVEDYPEQLLKMLQHIAPPTADEPNVVVLTPGIYNSAYFEHCFLAQQMGVELVQGPDLVVMNGYVHMRTTRGLERVDVIYRRIDDEFLDPLAFRPDSCLGVPGLMDVYRAGRVALANAPGTGIADDKAVYAYVPQMIKYYLNEEMMLPNVPTYLCANDEQRGYVLDHLPELVIKPANESGGYGILVGPRATKEQLDKYRELILSNPRNYVAQPTLSLSRVPTIVGDRLEGRHVDLRPYILYGEDIYILPGGLTRVALVKGSLVVNSSQGGGSKDTWVLKNGTPRA
- a CDS encoding YidH family protein encodes the protein MNQESSTSDPRVPLAEHRTDLAEFRTQLAMDRTTLAWIRTTLAIAGFGFGMVGFFRTLEEKHLSPETIRLHQGAIRMGAALIILGIASTMVAGVSHFLTLRRLRRGEPLILTPWPLSITVAMLLSVIGLAGIWMLFA
- a CDS encoding histidine phosphatase family protein, with protein sequence MKNLFLVRHAESQHHVGELTGGWTDVPLTVVGHRQARLLAQFFAVQLHGRNAQVYSSDLKRCRETAEPIASALQCNAVFTPELRELNNGTAAGRTKTEASKLRRPPVEPILDWVPYQGAESWRNLYRRIVTFADGLNRNDDAVVILVTHAYALICLVNWFMRIADDNLVANIMYDAAPGSITHLRVGDQDCRTIGFLNSSSHLENLSECRWNL